One region of Cognatishimia sp. WU-CL00825 genomic DNA includes:
- a CDS encoding TetR/AcrR family transcriptional regulator translates to MIDTKKMGRPRKFDYEEALLNAMSVFWAKGYDGASLRDLTKAMGITGPSMYAAFGDKRELFLKTIDQYSDVNGCKPVVDFEAEEDIEKAVRGFLEEVINYATDSGYGAKGCFLASSVSTNIGQVEGVDERVRKAIDDTDQRLAQRFDREKEKGTLPADFPSLERAALLYDIRQGYMFRGRAGWDADQLKQDLDHRVEMILSH, encoded by the coding sequence TTGATCGATACAAAAAAAATGGGACGCCCTCGCAAATTCGATTACGAAGAGGCGCTTCTGAATGCCATGTCGGTATTTTGGGCCAAGGGCTATGACGGTGCGTCGTTACGTGACCTGACCAAGGCGATGGGCATTACCGGTCCCAGCATGTATGCTGCTTTTGGGGATAAAAGAGAGTTGTTTCTCAAGACGATAGACCAATATTCCGACGTTAACGGCTGCAAGCCTGTGGTCGACTTTGAAGCCGAAGAAGACATCGAAAAAGCCGTGCGCGGTTTTTTGGAAGAGGTCATCAATTACGCCACAGACAGCGGATATGGAGCAAAAGGCTGCTTTCTTGCCTCTTCAGTTTCAACCAACATCGGTCAAGTCGAAGGTGTGGATGAACGGGTTCGCAAAGCAATTGACGACACAGATCAGCGGCTTGCCCAGAGGTTTGACCGGGAAAAGGAAAAGGGCACCCTGCCTGCGGACTTTCCATCATTGGAACGTGCAGCATTGCTGTATGACATTCGGCAGGGCTATATGTTTCGAGGACGTGCAGGCTGGGATGCAGATCAGTTGAAACAGGACTTGGATCACCGGGTCGAAATGATTTTGTCGCACTAA